A genomic window from Salvia miltiorrhiza cultivar Shanhuang (shh) chromosome 5, IMPLAD_Smil_shh, whole genome shotgun sequence includes:
- the LOC130986332 gene encoding uncharacterized protein LOC130986332 isoform X1: protein MIPDEYEATTSYWLSVAGVNAGIGVRVPEPGVFGHRQPRARYTGGDHNEDAPEHQPRRRSMRQDTGKRPRGQLVDTSSSSSHHDQSIGGDHPVDSGRRSHSHRAPRPRHEDAPAPSQWSEEDWQRMQHMMRESEGRIARNVEDSLFRRIKNWFEDKLDAMRCRCSHSTDVHVPRPAPRSHSDRRREPQPEPDSDPAQPTSSEAPSHHRSPAHESPAREVGQTTGDAMHTPQWQHDPFGGPTSFGHVQTPHMGVHHMPTFEASSSYGGPRYSWAEPGTSSAYPFEPARSSAPILTQDEMHEYWKQFRGGVSEAVSKAVAAVPLSICAPEVPRRSHRERNPSAALRSPYVHSAVPRPVDSQYVDGFERMMEAGRRGHYQTVSVAESEHPLPYNFWTTMQNTRTDLSSNAVDMYMMTMRSRLMRGDDLIDGVDARTTIILDTELFKYFDDEFAELLKAWRSMFPSRAEGRLARSDAVFTSWESHPKKMYLVHGHGVSSTHGSWMHATTLILPIHVCGRYITCRVDLLRGICDIFDSQLFKTLAQKRYDVIAALYPLQCLLGRLLDVSKWFERTEIVQNPLENLEWRRLKIQYADENEQFQQPDQCSSGVYACMYVERLISGSPSLAWGNGHAADYRRKIGSSIYEFCIPASQ from the exons ATGATCCCCGATGAGTACGAGGCCACGACATCTTACTGGCTATCGGTGGCAGGTGTCAATGCCGGGATAGGGGTTCGAGTACCAGAGCCGGGAGTCTTTGGTCATAGGCAGCCTCGGGCGCGCTACACTGGTGGGGACCACAACGAGGATGCTCCTGAGCATCAACCTCGGCGTCGCAGTATGAGACAGGATACTGGCAAGCGCCCGAGGGGACAACTAGTGGACACCTCATCGAGCAGCAGCCATCACGATCAGAGCATTGGGGGCGATCACCCCGTTGATTCTGGTCGAAGGTCTCACAGTCACAGAGCCCCGAGGCCTAGGCACGAGGATGCTCCTGCACCATCACAGTGGAGCGAGGAGGATTGGCAGCGCATGCAGCACATGATGCGCGAGAGTGAGGGACGGATAGCGAGGAACGTGGAGGACAGCCTGTTCAGGAGGATTAAGAATTGGTTCGAGGACAAGTTGGATGCTATGCGTTGCCGATGCTCGCATAGCACTGATGTTCACGTGCCCAGACCTGCTCCACGATCTCACTCTGACAGGAGACGCGAGCCCCAGCCCGAGCCCGACTCCGATCCAGCGCAGCCTACATCCTCAGAGGCCCCATCGCATCACCGATCCCCTGCACATGAGTCTCCTGCACGAGAGGTGGGACAGACTACTGGTGATGCCATGCACACCCCGCAGTGGCAGCATGATCCGTTTGGTGGCCCGACTAGTTTTGGGCATGTGCAGACTCCGCACATGGGTGTCCACCACATGCCCACATTCGAGGCGTCCAGTTCTTATGGTGGGCCACGCTACTCGTGGGCTGAGCCGGGCACGAGTTCAGCATACCCTTTTGAGCCGGCCCGTTCTTCGGCTCCGATCCTGACTCAAGATGAGATGCACGAGTATTGGAAGCAGTTTAGAGGG GGAGTTTCTGAGGCAGTTTCTAAGGCAGTAGCTGCTGTTCCCCTCAGTATTTGTGCACCAGAGGTTCCACGCAGAAGCCACCGAGAACGGAACCCGTCGGCTGCACTTCGATCACCGTACGTGCACAGCGCCGTGCCGAGACCCGTCGACTCACAGTATGTCGACGGGTTTGAGCGTATGATGGAAGCTGGCCGCCGTGGACACTACCAGACGGTGTCGGTGGCAGAGAGCGAACACCCTCTCCCGTATAACTTTTGGACCACTATGCAAAACACGAGGACCGACCTCTCGTCCAAT GCTGTTGATATGTACATGATGACGATGAGATCGAGGTTGATGAGGGGTGATGACTTGATAGACGGTGTTGATGCGAGGACCACTATCATATTGGATACAGAATTATTC AAATATTTCGATGATGAATTCGCGGAGTTGCTAAAAGCGTGGCGCAGTATGTTTCCCTCGAGGGCAGAAGGACGGCTTGCCAGGTCCGACGCAGTTTTTACTTCGTGGGAATCGCATCCCAAGAAGATGTATCTGGTGCATGGGCATGGGGTATCTTCGACTCATGGCTCTTGGATGCATGCCACAACG CTCATTTTGCCTATACATGTGTGTGGACGTTACATTACATGCCGAGTGGATTTGCTGAGGGGTATTTGCGACATCTTCGATTCGCAGTTGTTCAAGACCCTGGCGCAGAAGCGCTACGATGTGATCGCCGCTCTATATCCGCTGCAGTGCCTGTTGGGTAGGCTGCTTGACGTGTCCAAGTGGTTCGAAAGGACAGAGATTGTCCAAAACCCGTTGGAAAACCTTGAATGGCGAAGGTTGAAAATCCAATATGCCGATGAGAATGAGCAGTTTCAGCAGCCAGATCAATGCAGCTCCGGTGTTTATGCGTGCATGTATGTGGAGCGTCTGATATCAGGCTCGCCGAGCCTTGCGTGGGGTAATGGGCACGCCGCCGACTATAGGCGCAAGATAGGCAGTAGCATCTATGAGTTTTGCATCCCCGCATCGCAATAG
- the LOC130986332 gene encoding uncharacterized protein LOC130986332 isoform X2, translated as MIPDEYEATTSYWLSVAGVNAGIGVRVPEPGVFGHRQPRARYTGGDHNEDAPEHQPRRRSMRQDTGKRPRGQLVDTSSSSSHHDQSIGGDHPVDSGRRSHSHRAPRPRHEDAPAPSQWSEEDWQRMQHMMRESEGRIARNVEDSLFRRIKNWFEDKLDAMRCRCSHSTDVHVPRPAPRSHSDRRREPQPEPDSDPAQPTSSEAPSHHRSPAHESPAREVGQTTGDAMHTPQWQHDPFGGPTSFGHVQTPHMGVHHMPTFEASSSYGGPRYSWAEPGTSSAYPFEPARSSAPILTQDEMHEYWKQFRGAVSKAVAAVPLSICAPEVPRRSHRERNPSAALRSPYVHSAVPRPVDSQYVDGFERMMEAGRRGHYQTVSVAESEHPLPYNFWTTMQNTRTDLSSNAVDMYMMTMRSRLMRGDDLIDGVDARTTIILDTELFKYFDDEFAELLKAWRSMFPSRAEGRLARSDAVFTSWESHPKKMYLVHGHGVSSTHGSWMHATTLILPIHVCGRYITCRVDLLRGICDIFDSQLFKTLAQKRYDVIAALYPLQCLLGRLLDVSKWFERTEIVQNPLENLEWRRLKIQYADENEQFQQPDQCSSGVYACMYVERLISGSPSLAWGNGHAADYRRKIGSSIYEFCIPASQ; from the exons ATGATCCCCGATGAGTACGAGGCCACGACATCTTACTGGCTATCGGTGGCAGGTGTCAATGCCGGGATAGGGGTTCGAGTACCAGAGCCGGGAGTCTTTGGTCATAGGCAGCCTCGGGCGCGCTACACTGGTGGGGACCACAACGAGGATGCTCCTGAGCATCAACCTCGGCGTCGCAGTATGAGACAGGATACTGGCAAGCGCCCGAGGGGACAACTAGTGGACACCTCATCGAGCAGCAGCCATCACGATCAGAGCATTGGGGGCGATCACCCCGTTGATTCTGGTCGAAGGTCTCACAGTCACAGAGCCCCGAGGCCTAGGCACGAGGATGCTCCTGCACCATCACAGTGGAGCGAGGAGGATTGGCAGCGCATGCAGCACATGATGCGCGAGAGTGAGGGACGGATAGCGAGGAACGTGGAGGACAGCCTGTTCAGGAGGATTAAGAATTGGTTCGAGGACAAGTTGGATGCTATGCGTTGCCGATGCTCGCATAGCACTGATGTTCACGTGCCCAGACCTGCTCCACGATCTCACTCTGACAGGAGACGCGAGCCCCAGCCCGAGCCCGACTCCGATCCAGCGCAGCCTACATCCTCAGAGGCCCCATCGCATCACCGATCCCCTGCACATGAGTCTCCTGCACGAGAGGTGGGACAGACTACTGGTGATGCCATGCACACCCCGCAGTGGCAGCATGATCCGTTTGGTGGCCCGACTAGTTTTGGGCATGTGCAGACTCCGCACATGGGTGTCCACCACATGCCCACATTCGAGGCGTCCAGTTCTTATGGTGGGCCACGCTACTCGTGGGCTGAGCCGGGCACGAGTTCAGCATACCCTTTTGAGCCGGCCCGTTCTTCGGCTCCGATCCTGACTCAAGATGAGATGCACGAGTATTGGAAGCAGTTTAGAGGG GCAGTTTCTAAGGCAGTAGCTGCTGTTCCCCTCAGTATTTGTGCACCAGAGGTTCCACGCAGAAGCCACCGAGAACGGAACCCGTCGGCTGCACTTCGATCACCGTACGTGCACAGCGCCGTGCCGAGACCCGTCGACTCACAGTATGTCGACGGGTTTGAGCGTATGATGGAAGCTGGCCGCCGTGGACACTACCAGACGGTGTCGGTGGCAGAGAGCGAACACCCTCTCCCGTATAACTTTTGGACCACTATGCAAAACACGAGGACCGACCTCTCGTCCAAT GCTGTTGATATGTACATGATGACGATGAGATCGAGGTTGATGAGGGGTGATGACTTGATAGACGGTGTTGATGCGAGGACCACTATCATATTGGATACAGAATTATTC AAATATTTCGATGATGAATTCGCGGAGTTGCTAAAAGCGTGGCGCAGTATGTTTCCCTCGAGGGCAGAAGGACGGCTTGCCAGGTCCGACGCAGTTTTTACTTCGTGGGAATCGCATCCCAAGAAGATGTATCTGGTGCATGGGCATGGGGTATCTTCGACTCATGGCTCTTGGATGCATGCCACAACG CTCATTTTGCCTATACATGTGTGTGGACGTTACATTACATGCCGAGTGGATTTGCTGAGGGGTATTTGCGACATCTTCGATTCGCAGTTGTTCAAGACCCTGGCGCAGAAGCGCTACGATGTGATCGCCGCTCTATATCCGCTGCAGTGCCTGTTGGGTAGGCTGCTTGACGTGTCCAAGTGGTTCGAAAGGACAGAGATTGTCCAAAACCCGTTGGAAAACCTTGAATGGCGAAGGTTGAAAATCCAATATGCCGATGAGAATGAGCAGTTTCAGCAGCCAGATCAATGCAGCTCCGGTGTTTATGCGTGCATGTATGTGGAGCGTCTGATATCAGGCTCGCCGAGCCTTGCGTGGGGTAATGGGCACGCCGCCGACTATAGGCGCAAGATAGGCAGTAGCATCTATGAGTTTTGCATCCCCGCATCGCAATAG